The following is a genomic window from Clostridium fungisolvens.
GCACATGATGATAGACGTGAAGTAAAAGAACTTGCACTTGAAACTATTCCATCCTTAAAATCAATGTACAGCATTGAAGATGGAGTTTTTGCAGTATTATACTTTACTAAAGGAACTGCTACTATTTCTTCCTTTACTGGCGAACCAGAAACTTTTTCACTATATAATAACTAATAAATTAAAGTCTAATTATCTAGCTATACAAAAACCACCATACTTCAAACATGGTGGTTTTGTTGCATTTAAATATACTACTACATTTTTTCACCATTGAAACGATATACTTTTGGTGATACTCCCTCAACCTTCTTGAATTGTCTTGTAAAATAATTACTATCATCAAAGCCACTTTCATATGCTATTTCAGAAATTGAAAGCTTACTTTTTCTTAACAGTAAACAAGCATGCTGAATACGCAGTCTAAGAACATAATTCATAGGAGTAGTTTTATAATTTTCTTTAAAAATTCTATTGAAATGTCTAACTGAAAGCTCTGCTTTATCAGCTAAATCCTTTAAATTAATCTGTTCCCGAAAATGACTTTCTATATATGATACTGCCTTAGCTATATTTATAACATTATCTTTAAATTCTAAACTGATGATATCATACTGCCTGGACAAAAACACCACCAGTTCCATAAAGCGAGAGTATATCATTGTCTGATATCCTTGATATTTATTTTGATATTCATTAAGCATATCAAAAATAACTTCCTTTACCTTTTCATAATCAGAAAGGGTTAGTTTAAGCTTGCTCTTAAAGCTATATTCTTTTGCTAAAAATGGTTCAATAACAAAAAGCGCCTCATAACCTGAAGATTTTCTTAGATCATTACCAACCTGGTGTAAATGTTCTGATTTATACATTATGTTACAAATTTTAAAATCGCAAGCCTCTTCGTATCCATGGAAGGTATTTTCATTTATGACAAATACGTCTCCTTTTTTTATAAAATACTTTTCTGAGTTTACAACATGAGTAGCTGTACCGCTTAATACAATAACTAACTCAGAAAAATCCCAATGATAATGTATAGGCATTTCCATATCATGCTCACCTGTTTGTATAAAGAAAGGAAAGTTATTATCTTTCGTAAAATAGTGTAAATGCATATAATCCATTTTATCGCCCTCGTTTTAATGGAAATAGTTTTAGATTAAAGTGCATGTGAAGTACAATTTATTAGTTATGAATTTTATTTTTCACTTTATTTTTATATTCATACATGCGTTTATCTGCAATTTTTATAAGCTGATCAAACTCAACTCCATCACTTGGGAAGTTAACAACCCCATAACTATAGCTACAAATTATTTTGTTTTCCCCAAATATTATCGGATTATTTTTAAACTGTTCACTCAATTCCTCAAATTTATTAATTAAGCTTTTGGAATTAACGTTGAAAAAGACTCCAACAAATTCGTCTCCTCCAAATCTTCCTATAATATCAGAATCTCCGCCTAAACTGCTCAATCCTCCTGCAAATGTTTTTATCAACTCATCTCCAGCTAAATGTCCATAATTATCATTAACAAATTTCAGTCCATTTAAATCAAAAATAGCTACAAAAAACTCCTTTTTATCTGTATTATCATTATATATATTATTGTGAAGTAATTGTTCAAAATAGCTTCTATTGTATACATTGCTTAATTTATCGTATCGAGATAAATATATAGTCTCCTCGTAAAGCTTATGCTTAGTAATAGCGATAGACGTTTGGTTTGTCATATATTCCATCAACTCTATATCCACTTCGTCGAAAATGTTATTAAATATACTATCAATATTTAAAAAGCCATAACACTTACCGTCTATGAGAATCGGTGAACTAATAAAGGATTTTATTTTTATTCCTTCTGCTGTATCTAACATACTTGCGATTTCAATCTTATCAATATCATTAAAGATAACGGTTCTATCTATAATTTCTCCATCTTTAAACCAAGCATCTTCCAATTTAATTGAAAATTTTTTGATTTCTTCTGAATTATACCCTTTTGCTACAGCTATTTTTAAATTTTCATTCTCATCTAAAAGCAATATTGAACCACAGTTTCTTTCGTCAACACAATTAATAACTTTATCTAGTATTAGTTGAAGTAAATCATTAATATCTGATATTTCATTAATGGAATAACCAATATCTAGCATTGCTTCTTTTAATGTTGATAACTTATTTATTTTTTTCCTATTCTTTTTTTGTTCTGTAATATCTAATATAACTCCAACTACCCCTTTGTCATTCCCTTGTTCATTTACAACAACTGATTTACTAAAAATAACATCATGTTCCGTTCCATCTTTATGCATAAGCTTTGATTCATAAACTTGAGTACCTTCTTCTCTCATTAAACTCATGTCTGCTTTATCATAGACTTCTGCCAATTTTTCTTCAAATATGGCATATGCAGTATTTCCAATAAGATCCTCTTTAGTAATCCCTAAATACTCTGTAAATGCATTATTACAATGATTATATACGCCATATTCATCTTTAGAATATATAGGATTGGGGATAGCATCCATTAGTGTCTCAACAAAATTCAAATTATTATATAACTTTTCTCTCTGCAATTCAAATTCAGTGACATCATTTAAAATTAGTATTTTACCAATACTTTCACCTGAAGCTTCATATATATTATTAATATTTAGCTTATAGTATCTTGATTGTCCCTTATCATTTATATTAATTAAGTTTCCATTATAAGACTTGTTATTTATAGCTTTTAGCAATGTCTTGTGTTCCTTCAACACCTCATCAATTTTTTTATCCCCGTCCTCTGTATACTTTAATTCTGAAATAATATTTTTTGACGCATTATTAAAATTAACTATATTATTTTCTGAATCCAATATTATAACTCCATCTAACATATTTGAAAAAACTTTCTCTAGTGCTATTGGAGTAATTTTTAATAATTTAAATTTAAATATAGCATAACTAGAAATTATCCCTGAAACAGAAAATGCAAGAGGACATAAATCCAATTGAAAGTGAAACACTCTCAGCATGTAAGTAATATCTAAAATCCATGGAATTATCCATGCTATTATTAAAAACAAGATTTGTTTTCTTATAATTGAAACTGCTTTAAAATAAGCTAAGATAAAAATTATTAGACCTATAACCATTATTACATATGTATAAATAATATTAACCCAATACCATGGACCACGTACAATATTTGTAATTGGAAAGATACCACTATTATTCATGTATAGTTCTTTATAAAAAAGGTGATGAAAATCATTTGTATAATTTAGTATCAATGTTATAAAAGGGATAATAAATAATAGTACTACTATATTTTTTTTAATTTTCCCCTTATGTCCATTAAATTTAAGCGCAAATAATAACCAAACTACAGGTAGAAATGCTATTCCTAAATACTCAACCTTAATCCAAAACTTTACGTTTTCAATACTTGTACATAATATTTCAAAAGCATATCCAAATGAATAAATTGATACTGGAAGTAAAGCTAAAGAAACATATATTTTGTCTCTCCTCCAGGAAAAATACCCCACATAAAGAAGTACAATTGCTGATACTATTAACACAAAACTAAACAAAATATTAACCTTCAAAAATATCACCCCAATTACCTATTATACTAAACATATACTAAAAATCTCTACCAGTGTTATACTATTTTTTTATATTTAATACATTTTACTGTATTTCAATTAAAAATATCCCGTCTAAACTTTTACGTTTAAACGGGATATTTCCATTTTATTTTAATATTATTTCATCAAATTACTATAAAACAACATACATCATATCTATAATTTAAGAGCTGTTCCACTTTTCTTTTCCCTTATTAATATTTCTATTAACTGCACTATTTGTGCTCCAGCCTCAACTGGTGGCATTCCATTTTTGTGTATATTCGATACTACAGTTCTTTGAGATTCTGGTTTTTCGCTACTTGCTTTATATGCCATATAGCAACTCATACTTTCTCCTGTAGCAAGGCCTGGTCTTTCTCCTATTAGTATAAGAGTGACCATTGCATTTAAAGCTTCACTTATTTTATCCATAGTGGCAACTCTAGCATATTTGACAAAAATAGGTGTTCCAATCTTATATCCTTTAGCTTTTGCGCCTTCATAAATCATCGGATATATTTCTTTTAAATTTGAAGTTATAGCAGGTGAGCTTAGCCCATCACCAGCTATAATTTGCACGTCAACATTATTAATGCAGTCTTTTTTTATATTCATTAATATTTCTTCCGAAAATTTTCTTCCTAAATCAGGTCTTGTTATATATTCTTCTTTATCTTTCACTAATGTTTGAATTTTATAAAATCCAAGCTCATCAACTACTTTTTCATCTACATAAGACCATACTGCATCCATAGCAACCGCATGGTCTGCTCTTAATTTCAAATATGTGCTGGTTTTATATCTTGTTCCAGCTCTTCCTGAACAAATTCTTGCTGGTGTAGATTGTTTTAAAATCATACAACCTTTGTAATCTAGTGGAGCATCAATTGAAATCTTAGTGTTTAAATCCTCGGCTGATATATCTTTTAAAATATCTTGTTCCACAGGCTACACCTCCTGATTTAAGAAAATGGATGGATCTCCCGCTCTACTTGTTAAGGCTCCATTTTCCATTATTCCAAGCTCATTAAGTCTGATTTCAAACTCGTTTATTGGTCTTTTATTAGTTATTTGTCTTAAAGTTGCAACATCATGATAACTTGATGATTGATACATCAACATTACATCATCTCCACCTGGAACCCCCATAAAATAATTGCAGTTTGCTTGTGCAAGTAATACAGCTAAATTCTCCAAATCATTTTGATCTGCCTTCATATGATTTGTATAACAAACATCAACCCCCATTGAAAGACCAGTTAGTTTTCCCATAAAATGATCCTCAAGCCCTGCTCTTATAACTTGCGCTCCATCATAAAGGTATTCCGGTCCGATAAAACCCACAACAGTATTTACCAAGAAAGGTTTGTATCTTTTTGCAAGTCCATAGCATCTAGCCTCCATGGTGAGCTGATCTGCTCCATTATGACCTTCAGAAGATAATTCAGATCCTTGCCCAGTTTCAAAATACATAAAATTATCACCTTTAGAAGCTTTAAGCTCCTTCATTAAAAAATAAGCTTCATCCAATAACTTAACATCTATTCCAAAAGCTCTATTTGAAATTTCAGAACCTGCAATACTTTGAAACATCAAATCCATAGGAGCACCTTTTCTTATTGCCTCCATTTGAGTGGTTACATGTGCTAAAACACAATTTTGAGTTGGCACTTTGAACTTGTTCATAAAATCTTTAAAAGCTTTTAGTATATTTGATACACTTTCAATTGAATCAACTGCAGGATTAAGTCCAATTACAGCATCGCCTACTCCATAACTTATTCCTTCCATAACAGATGCCATTATACCATCGATACTATCTGTGGGATGATTAGGTTGAAGTCTTGCTGCAAGTGTTCCAACATTTCCAATGGTTGTATTGCAGGTTGCTTTATTAATTATTTTTCTTGAAGCGCATATAAGATCCATATTACTCATAAGCTTAGTTACACCAGCTATAACTTCTGAAGTCAAACCGTCTCTTATAGCTTTTATTTCTTCTCCAGTTGATTCCAAAAGAAATTCTCTAAATTCACCTATAGTCATAGACTTTATTTTATTAAATATTTCTTCATTGACTCCATCTTGAATAACTCTTGTAACTTCATCAATTTCATAATCTACTACTGGGTTATTTCTTAAATCACCTATAGTCAATTCTGAAAGAACGATTTTTGCTGCCACTCTTTCTTCAGTAGATTTAGCTATTATTCTCGCAAGTCTGTCACCTGATTTTTCTTCATTTGCTTTTGCAAGAACTTCCTTTACATCTGAAAATTTATATACTTTTCCAAAAAGTGTTGTTCTTAAAACCATATATGTCCCCCCTTCTAGACAGCTTCGCTATCCACCTCTTCAATTGAAGGCTCTGCAGTTGAATTTTGCATTTTTGCATATAAATAATAATAGATGATAGATATTGCATAAGCTCCAACTACCCAAGCTACAGTTGAAAGATTTGACACTGTTAGTGCTACCAAAAATAATAAGGCTATCGCAAGAGATATTGCTGGAACTACTGGATAAACTACTTTAAATGGTCTATTAAGATTAGGTTCCTTATTTCTTAAAATGAATAAAGAAATCATGCTAATTATATACAAGGCTACAGCTCCAAAACATGATATAACAATAATTACACTAGTTTGTCCTGTTAAAACAAATATCATTCCAATAAGACTCATTACAACTATAGAATAAACAGGTGCACCTTTAGAATTTATTCTTGATAAGAACTTAGGCAAGTAACCTGATCTTGACATTGCAAATGCTTGTCTTGAATACCCAATTATTATTCCATGTAGACTAGCTACAAGTCCAAACAATCCAATAAAACTCATAACTTTAGATAATAAACCAACTCCGTATACTCCTTCTAATGCTGTAGGCAAAGGTGAATCTGATGAACTTAAAACACTAGCATCTGAGACTCCTGCTGATATAAAAAATGTTCCAACTGCCAATATAACGAGAGTTGCTATCCCTAATATAAAACCTTTAGGAATATCTTTCTTAGGATTTTCACATTCCTCTGCAGACATTGCTCCACCTTCTACCGCTAAATAAAACCAGATGGCAAAAGGTATTGCACTGAATATTCCACTAAAACCACCTTTTAAAATTTCCCCTGCAAAAATGTTCTTCATCTCAACATGAGGAGCTCCGGCCCCTATAAATAGAAGCAATCCACCAATTGCAACGATTGTAACTATAAGTTCAACCTTAGCTGCTGCTTCTATGCCTAAACAATTTATAATAACAAATATTCCATAAGCAATTAATGCGGCTATAACAGCAGGTACTGATGGAATTAAAAAGTGAATATATGCTCCTATTGATAATGCTATAGCTGGAGTTGCGAATAAGAACTCCACTAAACATGAAAATCCAGCAATAAAACCTCCAAATTTTCCAAGTGACCTTGAAGCATATTCAGATGGTCCTCCAGCATGTGGAATAGCAGTTGAAAGTTCAGCATAACCAAACATAAATGTAGTATAAAAAACTGTAACTATCAGTATCGCTATAATAAATCCTACTGGACTTGTGGATGCCAATGCATAGTTCCACCCGCAATACATTCCCGATATAACCATCCCAACAATTATTCCCCAAAGTTGTACTGGTTTTAAGGTTTTCTTTAATTCATTATTCATTTTTACACGCCCCTTTTATTATTTTTAATAGATTTACCTTTATAATTTCTTATTTAATCCAGCGACCATCACTATGAGTTATATATTAAAGTCTTTATAACCACCGGTATCGCATTTCCTATAGGTAAACCTATATCAA
Proteins encoded in this region:
- a CDS encoding AraC family transcriptional regulator produces the protein MDYMHLHYFTKDNNFPFFIQTGEHDMEMPIHYHWDFSELVIVLSGTATHVVNSEKYFIKKGDVFVINENTFHGYEEACDFKICNIMYKSEHLHQVGNDLRKSSGYEALFVIEPFLAKEYSFKSKLKLTLSDYEKVKEVIFDMLNEYQNKYQGYQTMIYSRFMELVVFLSRQYDIISLEFKDNVINIAKAVSYIESHFREQINLKDLADKAELSVRHFNRIFKENYKTTPMNYVLRLRIQHACLLLRKSKLSISEIAYESGFDDSNYFTRQFKKVEGVSPKVYRFNGEKM
- a CDS encoding histidine kinase N-terminal 7TM domain-containing diguanylate cyclase; this encodes MKVNILFSFVLIVSAIVLLYVGYFSWRRDKIYVSLALLPVSIYSFGYAFEILCTSIENVKFWIKVEYLGIAFLPVVWLLFALKFNGHKGKIKKNIVVLLFIIPFITLILNYTNDFHHLFYKELYMNNSGIFPITNIVRGPWYWVNIIYTYVIMVIGLIIFILAYFKAVSIIRKQILFLIIAWIIPWILDITYMLRVFHFQLDLCPLAFSVSGIISSYAIFKFKLLKITPIALEKVFSNMLDGVIILDSENNIVNFNNASKNIISELKYTEDGDKKIDEVLKEHKTLLKAINNKSYNGNLININDKGQSRYYKLNINNIYEASGESIGKILILNDVTEFELQREKLYNNLNFVETLMDAIPNPIYSKDEYGVYNHCNNAFTEYLGITKEDLIGNTAYAIFEEKLAEVYDKADMSLMREEGTQVYESKLMHKDGTEHDVIFSKSVVVNEQGNDKGVVGVILDITEQKKNRKKINKLSTLKEAMLDIGYSINEISDINDLLQLILDKVINCVDERNCGSILLLDENENLKIAVAKGYNSEEIKKFSIKLEDAWFKDGEIIDRTVIFNDIDKIEIASMLDTAEGIKIKSFISSPILIDGKCYGFLNIDSIFNNIFDEVDIELMEYMTNQTSIAITKHKLYEETIYLSRYDKLSNVYNRSYFEQLLHNNIYNDNTDKKEFFVAIFDLNGLKFVNDNYGHLAGDELIKTFAGGLSSLGGDSDIIGRFGGDEFVGVFFNVNSKSLINKFEELSEQFKNNPIIFGENKIICSYSYGVVNFPSDGVEFDQLIKIADKRMYEYKNKVKNKIHN
- the eutC gene encoding ethanolamine ammonia-lyase subunit EutC, with protein sequence MSIDAPLDYKGCMILKQSTPARICSGRAGTRYKTSTYLKLRADHAVAMDAVWSYVDEKVVDELGFYKIQTLVKDKEEYITRPDLGRKFSEEILMNIKKDCINNVDVQIIAGDGLSSPAITSNLKEIYPMIYEGAKAKGYKIGTPIFVKYARVATMDKISEALNAMVTLILIGERPGLATGESMSCYMAYKASSEKPESQRTVVSNIHKNGMPPVEAGAQIVQLIEILIREKKSGTALKL
- a CDS encoding ethanolamine ammonia-lyase subunit EutB, which encodes MVLRTTLFGKVYKFSDVKEVLAKANEEKSGDRLARIIAKSTEERVAAKIVLSELTIGDLRNNPVVDYEIDEVTRVIQDGVNEEIFNKIKSMTIGEFREFLLESTGEEIKAIRDGLTSEVIAGVTKLMSNMDLICASRKIINKATCNTTIGNVGTLAARLQPNHPTDSIDGIMASVMEGISYGVGDAVIGLNPAVDSIESVSNILKAFKDFMNKFKVPTQNCVLAHVTTQMEAIRKGAPMDLMFQSIAGSEISNRAFGIDVKLLDEAYFLMKELKASKGDNFMYFETGQGSELSSEGHNGADQLTMEARCYGLAKRYKPFLVNTVVGFIGPEYLYDGAQVIRAGLEDHFMGKLTGLSMGVDVCYTNHMKADQNDLENLAVLLAQANCNYFMGVPGGDDVMLMYQSSSYHDVATLRQITNKRPINEFEIRLNELGIMENGALTSRAGDPSIFLNQEV
- the eat gene encoding ethanolamine permease — encoded protein: MNNELKKTLKPVQLWGIIVGMVISGMYCGWNYALASTSPVGFIIAILIVTVFYTTFMFGYAELSTAIPHAGGPSEYASRSLGKFGGFIAGFSCLVEFLFATPAIALSIGAYIHFLIPSVPAVIAALIAYGIFVIINCLGIEAAAKVELIVTIVAIGGLLLFIGAGAPHVEMKNIFAGEILKGGFSGIFSAIPFAIWFYLAVEGGAMSAEECENPKKDIPKGFILGIATLVILAVGTFFISAGVSDASVLSSSDSPLPTALEGVYGVGLLSKVMSFIGLFGLVASLHGIIIGYSRQAFAMSRSGYLPKFLSRINSKGAPVYSIVVMSLIGMIFVLTGQTSVIIVISCFGAVALYIISMISLFILRNKEPNLNRPFKVVYPVVPAISLAIALLFLVALTVSNLSTVAWVVGAYAISIIYYYLYAKMQNSTAEPSIEEVDSEAV